Part of the Aptenodytes patagonicus chromosome 2, bAptPat1.pri.cur, whole genome shotgun sequence genome, GCCCTTTCTGATGTATATTGCTTGTCCTCCCAAGTTCTTGTATTTGCATCTTCTGATGATTGTGCATACGTTGCTGAGAAACAACAGTTTTATTGGCAACTTTGGCAGAATTGCTTACATTGTTCTGCTCTTTGATATTTTAAGTCaaccttttgtttcctttttttagctACTTAATGTAGTTTTTGTCAAATTTCATCATCTGTCCTGGCTGAGATCAAGTCCATGTAATTTCATAGGTGACACTGCATGGGCAAGAAGTTACTTTTTTGCAGTGCTGGCAGTGAAGCATTCTtacagattcccccccccccccccccttctctgaAGACTGCCACTGTTTATGCAGATTTCACTTCTACTTCAAGTCTCTGGTATCCTGAAGGTTTTTGTGTTTAGTGCCACTGTACTCAAGCAAAagttttcttgtctctttttaaaaaccCATGATACAGGgtccaaaacactgcacagctACACTGTTGTTTTTCAGTCAGTAGAAGAGTGAGAAAGTAAGAAAAGCTTTTGTAATTGTGCATTTGATTCTGGTGTGTTTCAAATTGTAGCATACCATGACGGAGCGTATTCTTCCCCTTTAGAATGTTTTCCTGGATCAATTAACAGGCAGCATTTGGGTAACCATAAACCAAACGAAGGCTTGATCCTGCCACATTTTTGTGCAAGTGAaagtcctcaaaaaaaaaagtttatacaGAGAGATCAATATCTGTATAGCTGAAGACACTTTTTGTAAGAATGGTCTTAACTGAGACTCCTCTGAGCATGATTTTCTTACGTGATAGCCACTGGATTTGAGAAGTACTTTTCTACTGATCCCCATGATGCAATTATTTTAAGCCACAAAATTAACGGCTTAGATGGCCCTAGCATGGAACAAGGTATTGTAGTGTTTGGGCCTCACCTGAGAACCAAACCTTGTTTGCCAGCCTTGACATTAAATCTGATAGCTGTCCTTGCTGCATCTGACAGCTTTCATTTGTATTTGACACTTGTGATGTGCACTAAAGGAAGCCTTTTAAACGGAATGTTTTGAAATACTTATGTAAATAAAGACTTCTGGAAAAATTGCTTAAAGCTGAGTGGAATTGGCTTTTGCCAGGGATTTGGGTGTCTGTGTCTTTTTGTAATTTTGGCACCCTCTTGGCAAAATTAAGAATGAAAACCAGTAATACCAGAAATAATTTAGGACTAGCAATTAGTTggagaaacacatttttctgccATCTCTAATAGTCTGATTGGCAACAGTTTCTATCCAGGGTGAACTTGTTTGATGTTTTTCAAGATACTTGTGTTTAGTTTTGAATCCTCTTGGGTTCTGAGAGACTCCTGAGTATAACACGAGAGAATTAGGGAGATCCATGAAACCTTAGGAACCTATTATATGCCATTCTTCtgtaaaagcatatttttttttttaattagtcattGCTTCAGCTCAAAGGATAGGAACCTCCAAATCTTCATGGCAGGttatctttattttcttacatGAACAGGTTGTTTTAAAGACTTCTGCCTGTAATTAACTGAATAAACCAATACATGcatctttctggttttattctggggggcaatgtattttttcttccacatattGCTTGCTTTTATAAGTGACTCAAAATAATTGAGTAAAAtccagatgtttttctttattgaGTCAATGAGCATCTAATTTCCTCACAGAATTTATCTAAGTGTGTATCCAACTGGGTAATGGAAAATAATGAGTTAGCAATATTAGAGTTTTTTCTCTGCTGCACAATTAGCTCTTATTGCCTACTTAAATGCTGTGCCTAAGCATGTTTTTTTAAGTATGAAGCTTCATTACACTTTtgtgaaagattatttttagttAGTTATTTTTTGCTTGGAAGGTGTCTAAACTGGATTCCCATTTCTGAAGGGCTGAACAGCAGTAACTTTAGAAATAGAGCTTGTCTTTACCCAGACAAGCAGTTAAGTGTCTGCTAACTGAAGTGAAACATCTGTGCTTTAGTATCCTGAAAAAAAGTTGGTTATCTGCAGTAATTGTGTTATTTCAAAAGGTATTATGTAAAAGGAATCCATGACCTCTTCCTTAATTCTTCCTTTTACGTTTTGGAAAAATGGCTTAGCTTCCCCCTCTCAAGCTTTGAGAAATGCTAGCTGTGTAATCCAGTCACACATGCTGGTTATATGCATACCAAAAGTGGGTATTTTTGGCAGGAAATCTAGAATGTGTTTTCTTCATGGACTTCGTATGGATAATGTTGTCTGGCTTGTGTTGTGAAGATGCATGCAAAATCCGTGTAAGAGTCACggtatattttctttattatccagtctcttttaatgaaaaatatattatgCAACTATCTTTCTTTGTTTTCGTAGCGATATCACACCCCACCTCGATCACGATCATGTTCTGAATCTGATGATGATGAAAGCAGTGAGACTCCTCCTCACTGGAAAGAGGAAATGCAGAGATTGCGAACGTATAGACCACCTAGTGGAGAAAAGTGGAGTAAAGGCGATAAGTAAGATCCTTACTacaaatttaaaatgtcttgGTTTTTTACACAAGCTTTAATAGATAGTGTAGATGTACCATGTCATTCATGTTtgaataaaaaatgtaaatatctttGTGGTTAACACATTCCctttaaattcttaaaattggAAGTTGAAAACTTTCTTAAAACCTTTCTACTTTGCTAATGTGACACCAGATGAACACGTGCTGAAAAGCGTCAGAAGAGTTGTTTCTGATGGTGCCATCTTGGATACCTATTTAAGCAGTCATTAACTGACCTGTCTAGTTTCCTGTTGCGTTCCATCGAGCTAGTCATGTCAGATTTCATTTAGCTTCAAACTCGGTTATATGGTTTCTTTGGATACTGAATAAAACAATTTAATCCACCAATCCTATATTGTTTTAGTTATATGTTCTTTCTGCAGTTACAAACTCTGTGATGGAAGCCAGCTCTCCAGAATTTGATTGCTTAATACTAAATATGAGCTTGTATCAAATTACAATAGATAAACcccaaaagcaaaactgaagaatATTCTATATAATCATTATTGAATAATTGCAATTGTTTATGATAAGTCTTTTTATATACTGAGTGCATTCAGTTTATTGATATATTGCAGGGTACCAGCTAAAAGAATACTTAATAAGATGAAGcgtttaaatgtaaatttaaacgTGGTTTATGAATCCCGTAGTTGTAGTGGTAGCTGTAACTACTCAAAGTCCTATGGACTTAAAATTAAACGTTAAATCTCTTTACACAGGTTCTACAATATGCAAAACTTGCTGATGTTGGCTAATTCATTTCTTAGGGAGAAGAAGCTCTGTTGATAGTGGTGTAATTGTGTCTTAAAATGAATGTAACAAGCTCGGTCAAAACACAGTTGTCTGGTAGTAAAGGGGAGGTGGTGttaattgtttttaaacttaattGCCTTAGAGGAGGGGAAAATACTTAGTTTAtcatagttttttttaaagaatttccaCTTAGCGTGGGgcttacttgtttgtttttaaggttgAGTGATCCATGTACAAGCAGATGGGATGAAAGAAGTGCATCACGGAGATCAAGATCTTGGTCACATAACGGTTATTCTGATCTAAGCACTGTGAGATATTCCAGCCAtcacaaaaagcacagaaaagagaaaaagaaggtgaaacataaaaagaaatctaaaaagcagaagcatttcaaaaagcataagcaaacaaaaaaaaagaaaacatcagcctCATCAGATGTAGAATCCTCTCATTCCTTCCTCAGGAAGACAAAATCATCTTGTGATCGTGAGAGGAAATCTcgttcttcttcgtcgtcttctagACATTCATCCAGAAGAGACTGGTCTAAATCTGATAAGGAAGACCAGAGTTCATCAACTTTATCAAGTAGAGGGACTCGATCATACTACAGGTCCAAGTCCAGATCTAGGTCTAAATCAAGATCTTATTCCCGAAGAAGTTCTAGATCAAGATCAGCCTCTAAATCATCTCGTTCTCGAAGTAGGTCGAGGTCAAGTTCTAACCCTAGGCATCAAAAGACAGTTTCCAATTCTCCACGAAATATTTCAACACGATTAAACGAAAGTAAGTTGAACAAGACTGCTGAGCCTGTACGAGCAGTTATACTCCCCAGTGATAAAGTTGTCGTACCACCAGTTGTCCCGGAAAACCTCCCTGTTATACCTTTAAGTGACAGCCCACCGCCGTCAAGGTGGAAACCTGGGCAGAAACCATGGAAGCCATCTTACGAGCGAATTCAGGAAATGAAAGCTAAAACAACCCATTTAATACCTACACAAACTAATTACAATTTAGTAGTTATTAAAGAGGCTAACACTTCTTCCTCATACTGTAAGCGACAAAGGAGTTCAGATAGCGATCGAAGCGGTTATTCCAGATATCATAGTGACAGAAGCTCAGACAGTTGGCTAAGATCAAGAAGCAGGTCCTCTCGAAGTAGGTCGTACTCAAGATCTTATACGAGATCTAGAAGTCCATCTAGCTCTGGGACAAAGTCTCGTTCTTCTGGCAGATCACCATCACCGAGTAAATACCGCAGTGACAGGTCAGGTTATAGTGAGTCGACATCTTATTATTCCCTTAGTGATGATGATagacacagaaacaaaagaaaatctgcatCAAATGATCAAAATGCGCGGTCTCTTAAACTGAGGCAAGAAACGAGCTCTGAAAGTACTCTCCCTTATAAGTGTACGAAAGACTACGATGAGTCTTCTCAAGGATTGAAAGAGACTGACAGTTTATCATCTTCAGACTTCTCTACTGACAGTGAGCGTTCTGCCAAAATGAAAGTAGTCCAAGAAAAAGAAGGCCGTTTTCAATTAGAAGGAGATACTCAGAAACAGGATAAAAATAGCTTAAGTTctgagagaggggaggagaaatcCAAATGTGAGCGGGATTCTGATCATGCTAAAAAGAAAGCAGCTAAGGAGAAATCTTCTGAGCAACCTAGAGGTGGTGCAAAAACTAAACGAAAATCCTACTCAGGTAGTAAATGGGACTCTGAATCAAATTCCGAAAGAGGAGAGGCAAGGCATAATAGGGGAGATTCCAGACCCTCTTCTAGTAAAGAAGAAGGAGAGGCCACATCAGGCTCTGACACAGAGCTTAGTGTTACCAAAAGGATAAAAAAACAGTCAAATTCTTCAGACGGCTTTTTGGATTCTGATTGTACGTGGAAGACAAGCAAACAGTTGTCATCTTCTGAATCTGACAGTTCTTGTTCTAGCTCAACTAACATTAGAGGAAAGTcaaaaaaacacaaacatggATCgaaaaaaactcttaaaaaatcacatgccaaaaaagcaaaagaaaaatcaaaagggaaaaaggagaagaaacacaaagttcagaaaaggaaagaaacgtTTCATTGGCAGCCCCCCCTGGAGTTTggtgaagaagatgaagatgagaTAAATGAAAAGCCGGTTACCAAGGATGATAAAGAAAAGCAGCTAACCAGGGACATAAAGGATAGAAAAGTTTATGAAAAGGATGAAATAGACAAAGATAAAATGGGAAATGGTGAAAAGTCTTGTGCGGATGAAAACCTTTTAGGTAAAAACACTACATGTGATGCCTCACCAGATCGCAGTAACCTTAATAAAGATAGCATTGAAACAAATGCTTCAGCCAGTATTTTAAACTCAGGAATAAATGTGACCGCTTGCAAGAATGAGATTAAACAAGCTGAAGAAAGTAACCAGAACGGATTGGAAGATGTTATTCAGACAGATGACAACATGGAGATTTGTACTCCAGATCGTAACTCACCAGGGAAGGTTGATGTGGACATTTTGACTCCTGTCATTCTCACTGCTAAACTTCAGGCTTTAAGTGCTAGTATAAACAAAGATTTACAGGTTGAGACCCCTGAACAAGATGCTGTCAAACTAGGAAACAATATCATAGActttattaatattaaagaagaaaaagaaacggGAAGGCAAGAAAATAACTCTGTCCCTGTGTCTAGTGCTAAAGACTGtagtttaaaaagtgaaattacTGAAAGTACACAAAGCAATATGATAGATAATAAATGGAAGCCTTTGCAAGGTGTTGGTAACTTACAACCAGCAACAATTAGTACTGCCACGGAAGTTAAGAACGTAGCTTCAGCACCAGAGCCTAAACCAGCaggtttaagaattgaaataaaagccaaaaataaagtAAGGCCTGGCTCTCTGTTTGATGAAGTTAGAAAAACAGCACGGCTAAATCGAAGGCCAAGGAACCAAGAAAGTTCCAGTGAGGAAGAATCTCCAAGTAGAGATGACAATAGCCCGTCCAGGAGTCTCAGTAGGTCACGAAGTAAATCTGAATCTAAATCCAGACACAGAACAAGGTCCATATCTTACAGTCACTCAAGAAGTCGATCCCGAAGTTCTACGTATTCATATAGGTAGGAAGTTTGTGCTATTCCCACAGCCTACTGTGTTAACTTGAATGTTCTGATATTTTTAaggcatgtttttctttttcagctcacgtttttcttttaaacagcattGTATCATTTAGCAAGCATGCAATAAATACTTAGCTTAAAAGATAAAGCTTTATAATGCATTTGCTTcctgttttctgctgctcttctcttcaGTTATATTCTATTTTTGTGCTTTTCAAAGTTGTTCATTGATTGTAGGTCAAGAAGCTATACAAGAAGCCGAAGCAGAGGATGGTATAGTAGAGATCGGTCAAGAAGTCGAAGTAGTTCTTACCACAGTTACAAGAGTCGTAGGTAAGCAAGTAGCTCTAATTGGAGATAGCGTTGGGGTGTATTACAAAACCAGTAAATTAGGCACAGCAGTCCGATGCTTCAGTCTCCGAGCGAGCTGGAAATGTGCTTAGCTATGCATGCTGCAGTCTGAAGTATCTACTTGAAACGTGCAAGTTGGAATAGTCAGATTTCAAAATTTGctgttactgaaaaataattttgtttaatgttttgtAGTATGGATAAGGAATTCTGAGCAAAACATGTTCCCCTCCTCTCgttccccctctcctcccgctCTCTTCAGCACTTGTTTCTGATTAACTCAAAAtgtctctggttttttttttgtcagtcgAACCTATAGTAGAAGTAGATCCAGAAGTAGTTCTTACGGTCATCACAGTCGATCCAGGTATGGATTATAGTTTTATACAAACTCTGCAATAAatgtacttattaaaaaaatatcctcGTATAAGAATACCCCTTTATCTATATATAGAGATataaatatatctaaatatattttaaaaatatattaaaaatatagtatCGTGATAGCAACTTGAATCAAAGCAAAATCAACGTAAGACACttctaaaagctgaaaataaccAAATCGTTCTGGCATTACAGTTATAGGTGGTGATACGAGATAAGTAATAGTGAACACATTTCCctttattgttaaaataaaattgagttaTAAATGGAATCGCTTTGTTACTTGTTTTCAGAAGTATTAGCAACCAAGATTTTTACCGCATCTACAATTTGTAGAGAAAACGCAAAACTTTTTGAATGCTTAGTAAGTCTTTTCTAGACTAATAAATTTGAGATTTTTACTGTTTTGAAGATACTTGTTCTTGTATTTAAACTTTTATAAAATGTAGAATTATTCTGTTTGCCGCATCCTTCAAAAGTAATTTCTATATAGCCACTCATCTCTGTAtataaatgtctttaaaacatacgtttaaaataaatagcattttggACAAGAAACTGCAAATTTACAattactttcttttccctttgaagtAGGTCATATACATATGACAGTTACTATAGCAGAAGTCGAAGTAGAAGTAAAAGGAGTGACAGCTATCGAAGATCTAGAAGTTATGATAGGCGATCCAGGTATGTTTTTGCTAGTGTGACTTTGACACTGTATTTATGCAAAAGAATTTGCTAAATATATACTTAGGATGTTCATGAAGGCTAATgggtcgtgtccccccccagcatAGAAAATACATTGTTAccaaaagtaataattaaaacaattaaaattagagcaagtgtgtgagtgaggaaaTCAGAATTTCTGACATACTAAATTTGAGGATGGGGAAGAAACTAGGATAAGAAAGACTTGAGAAGGTTCCAGTTCATTGTATGTATGCATTCAAAATaagcatgtttggttttttttaataattttaaatgtttcttaaaaactaCAATGAAGTAGCTTAAGATTTAAATCAAGTGCCCTATTATGGATTAAAAGCTACGTGGTATGCAAAGAATTCCATTGGATGTAACCAAATTCTTTTTGGTTAGACTGCAAAAGtggattttaaaaatctgcaagggaaattaaaaattgcagtgctatccagaattaatttttaacttccTAGAACATATTTTGAAAGAACTTTTTACCTGCAAATCCAGTGTGCTTCTGATGAATTTAGGATAAACTTTATTCTACTCAGTCCGGGGGAATTATGTAGGTGTAAGTGAGCACATTTCACAAAGATCAGAAGTGGAACAGGAGATgcgggggagagagagagatttctaTATATAATGTAGTGAATATCGGTGGTGACTTCTTTTTGTACCTTTTAGTATGTCCCGTACTAGTCAGTGGTAAATCAGGCAGATCTCTAAGACTACCGTAAATTTTCATCCTCTGCTGTCCTCATACTTATTTTTTCACAACTTTGTACCAACTCTTAATGGACTTTGCTCTCACCCATTTCCTCATCTAGTTCTGACAGTAAGACAACTTTCATCTTGTGTTTGAGGGGAAATTAGTGAGATTAACGAAGAGTGTGGAAATAGACTTACAAAATCATTGTTTTAGGATGTTGGGAAGCTTCAGAGAAACAGTGTTGGATTAGGATATGCTCATCTTTCATTTAGAAAGCTTTCCTTACAGGCACGAGGCTAGAAAATCTCTAAAGAAAGTTTATTCTGTGTAATTTGAATATGTCCTGTGGTTTGTCTGAAACCATCTGGACTCTATCTTGATGTTTGGCTAGGTGCTGAGCTTGGAATTCTTCTGGTTAAGCCAAAACATTTTAATCTACAACTTCCACTCTGCAGACACTCACGCACTCCTGTTGTTGTTATGGGGCCTAATTTTTAAGACCCTTCTTCAAACAAAAAACTGCAATATATAAAGTAAGGATTTGTGAAATTATCTTAGTTGAGGAACGCTTGCAatataaaattgtatttgttaGAGTATGCTTTTCAGTCAGCTATTCACATTTACAAAAACAGTTATTTGGGATGATTTCTTAGCTGTAtcagagaaagcaagaaattttATAGTTGCAAACACAGTGTGACTTGAGTTACGCAGGGTTTTCATCATGTAAAGttaatgattattttaattttgagtgTCCCTTAATGAATACTTCAGTTACAAGAAATATGATCCTGTAAAAGACTTCttgtatgttttcttcttgtCTCGCGTGTGTCTGTCTTGACAATTTTTTTACATGATGCAATTTGGAATTTGAAGCTCGAAATACAATTTTGAGgcattttaatcttttctttgtaGATCTTACGGCTCTGACAGTGAAAGCGATCGCAGTTACTCTAACAATCGAAGTCCCAGTGAAAGCAGCAGATACAGCTGAAAACGTTTCTTTGATGATGGAAACTGTATTTGATAATTTTTTCAGTGTTATGTTAAAAGAACCTGTTTTGACAGTGTCACAAGTGAAGTTGAAGGGTGTTTACCGAGTTAGCTGAAACTTTACCATTTAACAGTGAACTCACTTGACTGACTGTATACTTACAGAGAGAAGCACTGAGCTTGACTCaactggtttgttttgggggttttttttatgtcaaATGCTACTtttacaaaataggaaaaaaaccccagttttatttccttgaatCGGATTTTCCAAGCCATGAATGACACTTAGGTGAATTTGCTGCCACCGCTTTTCTGGGTGCAGCAATCAGTACTGTCTTCAAGTGTGTTTATAAACACCGTAGGGCTTTCTGCCCGTTGCTATTGAATATATGCTAGCAACTAtaaaactgtgaagaaaacttCTTACAAAGGCTGCCATTTCTAGTTTattacaattctttttttaatgctggaagATGGGTTCCATGCTGTCTTGTTTGTTGATTATTGCATTGTACACAGTGTATACACAACAGCTAGGTGATGAAAACAAAGACTGCCACTCTGTCTTAATCCTTGCTGTACTGTGATGTTACAGAAGCTTGCTGAAAAGGGTGAGATTAGGCACAATGGGAATTGTCAAACTGACAAGCAGTGAGCAAAAGTGTGATGAATGAGTTTTGATCTTAATATCCAACTTGTCtaaacttttctgtttaaaagtgaATTTTGTGATAAACAGCAGTGTTCTTAAGAGTCTtgaaaaaagcatttctaaacactttttgaattttgtttcaatTCATATTGCAGTGCTTGGCATACTTCAACACATTTTGATGTTGAATGTTGTAAACTGTTGGGTATATCATGAGTTTgttcaaaacacttttttaaaaacttacgTGATGATAATTTTTTGAGAAAGCAAACCATAATGGTTCCTTTATAAAATGTCTGTAGATGTATCCCATCTGCCATAGGGAATATCGGATATTGATATTACAGATCCTGAACTATATATTGTTAAAGTGATATGACTACAAAAATACTGGTATGCCTGATAAAAAGCATGGACGATACTTTCAAAGTAAAGTTTAATACCAAAAACGCCTCCATGTTACAGGTAAACGGTTTGCAAAAAACCCATAGATTTAAGCTGAAGAGCATTGAGTAATTTTTGCAATATTCTGATTGAGTTGATTTCAAATAATTTGTGAAGTTTTTCAGTGTTTAGAAAGCTGTGTAGtaagaaacaggtttttttaatggcataaTGTAACCTG contains:
- the NKTR gene encoding NK-tumor recognition protein isoform X3, producing the protein MGVQDRPQCFFEIEINREPVGRIMFQLFSDICPKTCKNFLCLCSGEKGIGKTTGKKLCYKGTTFHRVVKNFMIQGGDFSEGNGKGGESIYGGYFKDENFILKHDRAFLLSMANRGKHTNGSQFFITTKPAPHLDGVHVVFGLVISGFEVIEQIENLKTDTASRPYADVRVIDCGVLVTKSAKDALEKKKKVCSDSEASDSSSSASSSSETSSESEADNERSRRRKRKRRAKTKQSRKRRKEERKKEDPRCKRISNQRRSLSDKSDITEKAVDVSTKRDKPVVRPEEIPPVPENRFLLRRDVPVVSVEPEPKLLDATPVLTDQKPSVSKSGRKIKGRGTIRYHTPPRSRSCSESDDDESSETPPHWKEEMQRLRTYRPPSGEKWSKGDKLSDPCTSRWDERSASRRSRSWSHNGYSDLSTVRYSSHHKKHRKEKKKVKHKKKSKKQKHFKKHKQTKKKKTSASSDVESSHSFLRKTKSSCDRERKSRSSSSSSRHSSRRDWSKSDKEDQSSSTLSSRGTRSYYRSKSRSRSKSRSYSRRSSRSRSASKSSRSRSRSRSSSNPRHQKTVSNSPRNISTRLNESKLNKTAEPVRAVILPSDKVVVPPVVPENLPVIPLSDSPPPSRWKPGQKPWKPSYERIQEMKAKTTHLIPTQTNYNLVVIKEANTSSSYCKRQRSSDSDRSGYSRYHSDRSSDSWLRSRSRSSRSRSYSRSYTRSRSPSSSGTKSRSSGRSPSPSKYRSDRSGYSESTSYYSLSDDDRHRNKRKSASNDQNARSLKLRQETSSESTLPYKCTKDYDESSQGLKETDSLSSSDFSTDSERSAKMKVVQEKEGRFQLEGDTQKQDKNSLSSERGEEKSKCERDSDHAKKKAAKEKSSEQPRGGAKTKRKSYSGSKWDSESNSERGEARHNRGDSRPSSSKEEGEATSGSDTELSVTKRIKKQSNSSDGFLDSDCTWKTSKQLSSSESDSSCSSSTNIRGKSKKHKHGSKKTLKKSHAKKAKEKSKGKKEKKHKVQKRKETFHWQPPLEFGEEDEDEINEKPVTKDDKEKQLTRDIKDRKVYEKDEIDKDKMGNGEKSCADENLLGKNTTCDASPDRSNLNKDSIETNASASILNSGINVTACKNEIKQAEESNQNGLEDVIQTDDNMEICTPDRNSPGKVDVDILTPVILTAKLQALSASINKDLQVETPEQDAVKLGNNIIDFINIKEEKETGRQENNSVPVSSAKDCSLKSEITESTQSNMIDNKWKPLQGVGNLQPATISTATEVKNVASAPEPKPAGLRIEIKAKNKVRPGSLFDEVRKTARLNRRPRNQESSSEEESPSRDDNSPSRSLSRSRSKSESKSRHRTRSISYSHSRSRSRSSTYSYRSRSYTRSRSRGWYSRDRSRSRSSSYHSYKSRSRTYSRSRSRSSSYGHHSRSRSYTYDSYYSRSRSRSKRSDSYRRSRSYDRRSRSYGSDSESDRSYSNNRSPSESSRYS
- the NKTR gene encoding NK-tumor recognition protein isoform X1, with protein sequence MGVQDRPQCFFEIEINREPVGRIMFQLFSDICPKTCKNFLCLCSGEKGIGKTTGKKLCYKGTTFHRVVKNFMIQGGDFSEGNGKGGESIYGGYFKDENFILKHDRAFLLSMANRGKHTNGSQFFITTKPAPHLDGVHVVFGLVISGFEVIEQIENLKTDTASRPYADVRVIDCGVLVTKSAKDALEKKKKVCSDSEASDSSSSASSSSETSSESEADNERSRRRKRKRRAKTKQSRKRRKEERKKEDPRCKRISNQRRSLSDKSDITEKAVDVSTKRDKPVVRPEEIPPVPENRFLLRRDVPVVSVEPEPKLLDATPVLTDQKPSVSKSGRKIKGRGTIRYHTPPRSRSCSESDDDESSETPPHWKEEMQRLRTYRPPSGEKWSKGDKLSDPCTSRWDERSASRRSRSWSHNGYSDLSTVRYSSHHKKHRKEKKKVKHKKKSKKQKHFKKHKQTKKKKTSASSDVESSHSFLRKTKSSCDRERKSRSSSSSSRHSSRRDWSKSDKEDQSSSTLSSRGTRSYYRSKSRSRSKSRSYSRRSSRSRSASKSSRSRSRSRSSSNPRHQKTVSNSPRNISTRLNESKLNKTAEPVRAVILPSDKVVVPPVVPENLPVIPLSDSPPPSRWKPGQKPWKPSYERIQEMKAKTTHLIPTQTNYNLVVIKEANTSSSYCKRQRSSDSDRSGYSRYHSDRSSDSWLRSRSRSSRSRSYSRSYTRSRSPSSSGTKSRSSGRSPSPSKYRSDRSGYSESTSYYSLSDDDRHRNKRKSASNDQNARSLKLRQETSSESTLPYKCTKDYDESSQGLKETDSLSSSDFSTDSERSAKMKVVQEKEGRFQLEGDTQKQDKNSLSSERGEEKSKCERDSDHAKKKAAKEKSSEQPRGGAKTKRKSYSGSKWDSESNSERGEARHNRGDSRPSSSKEEGEATSGSDTELSVTKRIKKQSNSSDGFLDSDCTWKTSKQLSSSESDSSCSSSTNIRGKSKKHKHGSKKTLKKSHAKKAKEKSKGKKEKKHKVQKRKETFHWQPPLEFGEEDEDEINEKPVTKDDKEKQLTRDIKDRKVYEKDEIDKDKMGNGEKSCADENLLGKNTTCDASPDRSNLNKDSIETNASASILNSGINVTACKNEIKQAEESNQNGLEDVIQTDDNMEICTPDRNSPGKVDVDILTPVILTAKLQALSASINKDLQVETPEQDAVKLGNNIIDFINIKEEKETGRQENNSVPVSSAKDCSLKSEITESTQSNMIDNKWKPLQGVGNLQPATISTATEVKNVASAPEPKPAGLRIEIKAKNKVRPGSLFDEVRKTARLNRRPRNQESSSEEESPSRDDNSPSRSLSRSRSKSESKSRHRTRSISYSHSRSRSRSSTYSYRSRSYTRSRSRGWYSRDRSRSRSSSYHSYKSRSRTYSRSRSRSSSYGHHSRSSRSYTYDSYYSRSRSRSKRSDSYRRSRSYDRRSRSYGSDSESDRSYSNNRSPSESSRYS
- the NKTR gene encoding NK-tumor recognition protein isoform X2, giving the protein MGVQDRPQCFFEIEINREPVGRIMFQLFSDICPKTCKNFLCLCSGEKGIGKTTGKKLCYKGTTFHRVVKNFMIQGGDFSEGNGKGGESIYGGYFKDENFILKHDRAFLLSMANRGKHTNGSQFFITTKPAPHLDGVHVVFGLVISGFEVIEQIENLKTDTASRPYADVRVIDCGVLVTKSAKDALEKKKKVCSDSEASDSSSSASSSSETSSESEADNERSRRRKRKRRAKTKQSRKRRKEERKKEDPRCKRISNQRRLSDKSDITEKAVDVSTKRDKPVVRPEEIPPVPENRFLLRRDVPVVSVEPEPKLLDATPVLTDQKPSVSKSGRKIKGRGTIRYHTPPRSRSCSESDDDESSETPPHWKEEMQRLRTYRPPSGEKWSKGDKLSDPCTSRWDERSASRRSRSWSHNGYSDLSTVRYSSHHKKHRKEKKKVKHKKKSKKQKHFKKHKQTKKKKTSASSDVESSHSFLRKTKSSCDRERKSRSSSSSSRHSSRRDWSKSDKEDQSSSTLSSRGTRSYYRSKSRSRSKSRSYSRRSSRSRSASKSSRSRSRSRSSSNPRHQKTVSNSPRNISTRLNESKLNKTAEPVRAVILPSDKVVVPPVVPENLPVIPLSDSPPPSRWKPGQKPWKPSYERIQEMKAKTTHLIPTQTNYNLVVIKEANTSSSYCKRQRSSDSDRSGYSRYHSDRSSDSWLRSRSRSSRSRSYSRSYTRSRSPSSSGTKSRSSGRSPSPSKYRSDRSGYSESTSYYSLSDDDRHRNKRKSASNDQNARSLKLRQETSSESTLPYKCTKDYDESSQGLKETDSLSSSDFSTDSERSAKMKVVQEKEGRFQLEGDTQKQDKNSLSSERGEEKSKCERDSDHAKKKAAKEKSSEQPRGGAKTKRKSYSGSKWDSESNSERGEARHNRGDSRPSSSKEEGEATSGSDTELSVTKRIKKQSNSSDGFLDSDCTWKTSKQLSSSESDSSCSSSTNIRGKSKKHKHGSKKTLKKSHAKKAKEKSKGKKEKKHKVQKRKETFHWQPPLEFGEEDEDEINEKPVTKDDKEKQLTRDIKDRKVYEKDEIDKDKMGNGEKSCADENLLGKNTTCDASPDRSNLNKDSIETNASASILNSGINVTACKNEIKQAEESNQNGLEDVIQTDDNMEICTPDRNSPGKVDVDILTPVILTAKLQALSASINKDLQVETPEQDAVKLGNNIIDFINIKEEKETGRQENNSVPVSSAKDCSLKSEITESTQSNMIDNKWKPLQGVGNLQPATISTATEVKNVASAPEPKPAGLRIEIKAKNKVRPGSLFDEVRKTARLNRRPRNQESSSEEESPSRDDNSPSRSLSRSRSKSESKSRHRTRSISYSHSRSRSRSSTYSYRSRSYTRSRSRGWYSRDRSRSRSSSYHSYKSRSRTYSRSRSRSSSYGHHSRSSRSYTYDSYYSRSRSRSKRSDSYRRSRSYDRRSRSYGSDSESDRSYSNNRSPSESSRYS